A genomic segment from Saprospiraceae bacterium encodes:
- a CDS encoding DUF3667 domain-containing protein — MSRKKLKQHACANCLFEFEAKGEHINYCPNCGQENHNPRFPLIHYAYELLESLIHFDSKFWYSFKVLLLHPGQISLDYINNIRGRYTPPVRLFIFISIFTFLIIGVFEKNLAKSGYFGSYADDAIKNNLTISEMFDQSADSIQDVILVAPFSWFMKNPQVTNADLRELKKTDSNRLADWLTKFGYSNNLITRFYAANKKLRISRNMTVPEVSIMVSSIFKWLFLIMIPINASILFVIFYKKGLLYYDTIIYSIHFSCFFLVFYSILLSEIMIFSSISVMLLKVLLILSLMVLIAFLFISLKKVFKFNWPTTAIRMLISCLLSFTIYQLVHYAISLNSGS; from the coding sequence ATGAGTCGAAAAAAACTAAAACAGCATGCATGCGCAAATTGTCTATTTGAATTTGAAGCCAAGGGCGAACACATTAATTATTGTCCAAATTGCGGTCAGGAAAATCACAACCCCAGGTTTCCACTCATTCATTATGCATATGAGTTGCTGGAAAGCTTAATCCATTTTGATTCAAAATTTTGGTATTCTTTTAAAGTCTTGTTACTACATCCAGGTCAAATTTCTCTGGATTACATTAACAACATCCGAGGTCGTTATACACCCCCTGTGCGTCTATTTATTTTTATATCAATTTTCACATTCCTCATTATAGGTGTATTTGAGAAAAATCTTGCAAAATCAGGCTATTTCGGATCATACGCTGATGACGCAATTAAAAACAACTTAACCATCAGTGAAATGTTTGATCAATCAGCAGATAGTATTCAAGATGTCATTTTGGTTGCCCCATTTTCCTGGTTTATGAAAAACCCTCAAGTCACCAATGCCGATCTAAGGGAATTAAAAAAAACAGATTCTAATCGGCTGGCAGACTGGTTGACAAAATTTGGGTACAGCAACAACCTCATTACCCGTTTTTATGCAGCTAATAAAAAACTCCGAATTAGCCGCAACATGACTGTTCCTGAAGTGAGTATCATGGTTTCAAGCATATTTAAATGGCTTTTTTTGATAATGATTCCGATTAATGCCAGCATCCTCTTTGTCATTTTTTATAAAAAAGGACTGTTATATTATGATACCATAATTTATTCAATACACTTTTCATGTTTTTTTCTTGTGTTTTATTCCATTTTGCTTTCTGAAATAATGATTTTCTCGTCCATCAGCGTCATGCTTTTGAAAGTACTTTTAATACTAAGTTTGATGGTATTGATTGCATTTCTTTTCATATCACTTAAAAAAGTATTTAAATTTAATTGGCCAACTACCGCAATCCGGATGTTGATATCCTGTTTATTGTCTTTTACAATATATCAGTTGGTACATTATGCGATTTCTTTGAATTCAGGAAGCTAA
- a CDS encoding MarR family transcriptional regulator, translated as MLTVIHTMMNSSTHEWLPLGTTLALITKKYFGVLSQSLKHLDLDRNFSVLLLLDHENRAVSQQYIADYFLIDKVQMVRIVDHLSKAGMISKKLNSQNRRAHLISLTPKAIKLIPEIKRAIDQINKKMFSELSDSNKQLLFESLAKISTKLDAEVGVPMMMQLKPVQKAKSKA; from the coding sequence ATGTTAACTGTTATCCATACTATGATGAATTCATCAACCCACGAATGGCTGCCTTTGGGTACTACCCTGGCATTGATTACTAAAAAGTACTTTGGTGTGCTTTCCCAATCCTTAAAACATTTGGACCTGGATCGCAATTTTTCGGTTTTACTCCTATTAGACCACGAAAACAGGGCCGTGTCGCAACAATACATTGCCGATTATTTCCTCATCGATAAAGTTCAAATGGTGCGGATCGTAGACCACTTAAGCAAAGCAGGCATGATCAGCAAAAAACTCAACAGTCAGAATCGGAGAGCCCATTTGATTTCACTGACGCCAAAGGCAATTAAGTTGATCCCGGAAATAAAAAGAGCTATCGATCAAATTAATAAAAAAATGTTTTCAGAACTTAGTGATTCAAATAAACAGCTCCTTTTTGAATCGCTTGCTAAAATTTCAACAAAACTGGATGCCGAGGTAGGTGTACCGATGATGATGCAATTGAAACCCGTTCAGAAAGCTAAATCAAAAGCCTAA
- a CDS encoding efflux RND transporter periplasmic adaptor subunit → MKSLVSIALLIVALVLIKIYYFPAPKDDKNSPATKPGEPAAKPMPPAATVSVFVLQPETLDNNLFASGSLLANETVELKPEISGKVIGLYINEGAPVSKGKLLVKLNDADLQAQLKKINAEIVLAEEKLQRSKQLVDIQGLSREEYDQATNQVRSLQADADVLKVQISRTNITAPFDGILGLRNISVGSYITPQQIVTSIQQLNPVKIEFSIPERYASLIKTGNAINFSTEGSDKKYRGTVYAFEPGIDASTRALRIRAKAENPGNKLLPGSFAKIELVLNKKQDALMVPSQAIIPILKGQQVFVCRNNKAAAVPVETGLRTETKVEILSGLHAGDSIIITGIMGLRPGTDLRITK, encoded by the coding sequence ATGAAAAGCCTTGTTTCAATTGCCTTGCTTATTGTCGCCTTAGTGCTGATTAAAATTTACTATTTCCCAGCTCCGAAGGATGATAAGAATTCTCCTGCAACAAAACCAGGCGAACCCGCTGCCAAACCTATGCCACCAGCAGCAACGGTTAGTGTATTTGTGCTTCAACCGGAAACATTGGATAATAATTTATTTGCGAGCGGCTCGCTGCTTGCAAACGAAACGGTTGAACTAAAACCTGAAATATCCGGTAAAGTGATTGGACTTTATATCAATGAAGGCGCTCCGGTCAGCAAAGGAAAATTATTGGTAAAGCTCAATGATGCAGACTTGCAGGCTCAATTAAAAAAAATCAATGCCGAAATCGTTTTGGCAGAAGAAAAATTGCAGCGTTCAAAACAATTGGTTGACATCCAGGGATTGAGTCGGGAAGAATATGACCAGGCAACCAATCAAGTCCGTTCATTACAAGCAGATGCGGATGTATTGAAAGTGCAAATCAGTCGCACGAATATTACCGCACCCTTTGATGGGATATTGGGACTGCGAAACATCAGTGTAGGCAGCTACATCACCCCGCAACAAATTGTGACCAGCATCCAACAACTCAATCCTGTTAAAATAGAATTTTCGATTCCGGAACGTTATGCCAGTTTAATAAAAACTGGCAATGCCATAAATTTTAGTACAGAAGGTTCCGATAAAAAATATCGGGGAACGGTTTATGCTTTTGAACCAGGAATTGATGCATCCACCCGCGCCCTTCGCATTCGTGCAAAAGCTGAAAACCCAGGGAATAAATTACTTCCCGGTTCGTTTGCAAAAATAGAATTGGTACTCAACAAAAAGCAAGATGCCTTGATGGTTCCCAGTCAGGCGATCATCCCGATTTTAAAAGGACAGCAGGTTTTTGTTTGCCGTAATAATAAAGCAGCAGCAGTTCCGGTTGAAACCGGATTGCGTACCGAGACCAAAGTGGAAATCCTTTCAGGCTTGCATGCCGGAGATAGCATCATCATTACAGGAATCATGGGCTTGCGTCCAGGAACTGATTTAAGAATCACTAAATAA
- a CDS encoding efflux RND transporter permease subunit produces MSLSTTSINRPVLTIVMNLLIILFGVIGFKYLGVREYPSIDPPVITVRTNYSGANADIIESQITEPLEKGLNGIAGIKSISSSSNQGSSVITVEFDININMEAAANDVRDKVSQSVRQLPLDIDALPTVTKSDANADAIISMTFQSKNLSHLEVSDYAENVVAERLQTIPGVSNIQIWGQKKYAMRIWFDPAKLSAAGLTPLDVKQALDRENVELPSGKIAGDNTELTINTKGKLSSEDDFNNLIIKNTNGTIVRLRDVGTASLGSEAEETVLKESGVPMIGLALVPQPGANYIDIANEFYKRFEQLKKELPKDFSINIALDNTKFVKKAVNEVAETLLIAILLVILIIFLFFRDWIVAFRPLIDIPVSLIGAFFIMYMMDYSINVLTLLAIVLATGLVVDDGIVVTENIFKKIEDGMSPIEAAKKGSNEILFAVLSTSVTLASVFLPVIFMQGFVGRLFQEFGVVLAGSVLISAFVSLTLTPMLNAKLVRKSNTKSKFYQFTEPYFEKLNSGYQDALNRFLSFRWMAFGLIAVCGFMIWFFGSGLKSELAPLEDRSWMRILMTAPEGATFEYTDGVVDKMTQFIQDSIKEKRVCLTVTAPNFAGTGSPNSAFVRLALKDPDERKRSQKEIAQYLIQKSSLIPEAKISVVEQQTISTGGFGGLPIQFVLQAPDFERLKEKLPVFMEEASKNKIFRVVDANLKFNKPELNVSVDRDKARDLGVSVQDIAQTLQLAFSPQRLAYFNMLGKQYQVIGQFERASRDKPIDLKSIYVRNNVGQLIQLDNIVSTKESSSPPQLYHFNRYMSATVSAQLAPGKTIGEGIAAMEEVAAKTLDDSFTTALSGASRDFAESSSSLAFAFGLALLLVYLILSAQFESFRDPLIIMITVPLAIAGAVFSLWYFNQTLNIFSQIGIIMLIGLVTKNGILIVEFANKLQEKGMEKSEAILQASVGRLRPILMTSLATSLGALPIAISFGAASQSRMGMGIVVIGGLMFSLLLTLFVIPSMYSYISKKKHSTKTEQAELVVQ; encoded by the coding sequence GTGAGTTTATCGACTACCAGCATTAACAGACCCGTACTCACGATCGTGATGAATCTGCTGATTATTCTTTTTGGGGTAATTGGCTTTAAGTATTTAGGTGTGCGGGAATATCCAAGCATTGACCCGCCGGTTATAACAGTGCGCACCAATTATTCCGGTGCCAATGCTGACATCATTGAAAGTCAAATCACGGAACCTCTTGAAAAAGGATTAAATGGCATCGCCGGAATTAAATCCATTTCTTCCAGCAGCAACCAGGGATCCAGTGTGATTACCGTTGAATTTGACATCAACATCAATATGGAAGCGGCTGCCAATGATGTACGCGACAAAGTATCGCAATCGGTCAGACAACTTCCCTTAGACATTGATGCATTGCCCACGGTCACCAAATCAGATGCCAATGCAGATGCAATCATTTCCATGACGTTTCAGAGTAAAAATCTGAGCCATCTGGAAGTCAGCGATTACGCAGAAAATGTAGTCGCCGAACGATTGCAAACCATTCCCGGAGTGAGTAACATTCAAATTTGGGGTCAGAAAAAATATGCCATGCGCATTTGGTTTGATCCTGCAAAACTTTCGGCAGCTGGTTTAACACCACTGGATGTAAAACAAGCACTGGATCGGGAAAATGTTGAATTGCCAAGTGGAAAAATTGCTGGCGACAATACCGAACTTACCATTAATACAAAAGGAAAATTAAGCAGTGAAGATGATTTTAATAATCTCATCATAAAAAATACAAATGGTACGATAGTCAGACTTCGTGATGTTGGTACAGCTAGCTTAGGTTCTGAAGCTGAAGAAACGGTATTAAAAGAATCGGGCGTCCCAATGATTGGTCTGGCATTGGTGCCGCAACCCGGTGCTAATTATATTGATATTGCAAATGAATTTTACAAACGATTTGAACAACTTAAGAAAGAGTTGCCCAAAGACTTTTCGATTAATATAGCGCTTGACAACACCAAGTTTGTTAAAAAGGCGGTAAATGAAGTGGCCGAAACCTTATTGATTGCGATTCTCCTGGTGATCTTAATCATTTTCCTCTTTTTTCGGGATTGGATTGTAGCCTTCCGACCCTTGATAGATATTCCTGTATCTTTAATCGGTGCATTTTTTATTATGTACATGATGGATTACTCTATCAATGTATTGACCTTATTGGCTATTGTATTAGCAACCGGATTGGTCGTTGACGATGGTATAGTCGTTACAGAAAATATTTTCAAAAAAATTGAAGACGGCATGTCGCCCATAGAAGCTGCCAAAAAGGGGTCTAATGAAATTTTATTTGCTGTGCTTTCTACATCGGTCACACTGGCTTCTGTTTTTTTACCGGTCATTTTTATGCAAGGATTTGTTGGCAGACTGTTTCAGGAATTCGGCGTTGTGTTGGCCGGGTCCGTATTAATATCGGCATTTGTATCCTTGACACTAACGCCCATGTTAAATGCTAAATTGGTGCGCAAGTCAAATACCAAAAGTAAATTTTATCAATTTACCGAACCGTATTTTGAAAAACTCAATTCCGGATATCAGGATGCATTGAATCGGTTTTTGTCATTTCGTTGGATGGCCTTTGGATTGATTGCAGTCTGCGGGTTTATGATTTGGTTTTTTGGTTCCGGATTAAAATCAGAACTTGCACCGCTCGAAGACAGAAGTTGGATGCGCATTCTAATGACTGCACCTGAAGGTGCAACTTTTGAATACACAGATGGAGTTGTTGATAAAATGACTCAATTTATTCAGGATTCAATTAAAGAAAAAAGAGTTTGCTTAACAGTTACTGCTCCAAATTTTGCTGGCACTGGTTCGCCAAATTCTGCATTTGTTCGATTGGCATTAAAAGATCCTGACGAACGCAAGCGTAGTCAAAAAGAAATTGCACAATACCTTATTCAAAAATCATCCTTAATTCCTGAAGCAAAAATATCGGTAGTCGAACAACAAACCATTTCAACCGGTGGATTTGGTGGATTGCCGATTCAATTTGTTTTACAGGCTCCCGACTTCGAACGCTTGAAAGAAAAACTTCCTGTATTTATGGAAGAAGCTTCAAAAAATAAAATCTTTAGAGTTGTAGATGCCAATTTAAAATTCAACAAACCTGAATTGAACGTGTCGGTTGATCGTGACAAAGCGCGCGACCTGGGAGTATCTGTTCAAGACATTGCACAAACCTTGCAATTGGCTTTTAGTCCGCAACGCCTGGCATATTTTAATATGCTTGGCAAACAATATCAAGTCATCGGCCAATTTGAACGAGCATCCCGGGATAAACCGATAGATCTTAAATCAATTTATGTTCGCAACAATGTCGGACAACTTATTCAATTAGATAATATTGTTTCGACCAAAGAAAGCAGCAGTCCGCCTCAGCTGTATCATTTTAACCGATACATGTCTGCAACCGTGAGTGCCCAATTAGCGCCCGGAAAAACGATTGGAGAAGGCATCGCCGCGATGGAAGAAGTTGCAGCCAAAACATTGGACGATTCGTTTACAACGGCTTTAAGCGGAGCTTCCCGTGATTTTGCTGAGAGTTCGTCGAGTCTGGCATTTGCTTTTGGATTGGCCTTGCTCTTGGTATATCTTATTTTATCCGCACAATTTGAAAGCTTTCGCGACCCGCTCATTATAATGATAACCGTTCCATTGGCAATTGCCGGAGCGGTGTTTTCGCTTTGGTATTTTAATCAAACGCTGAATATATTTAGTCAGATTGGAATTATCATGTTAATCGGATTGGTTACCAAAAACGGAATTTTGATTGTTGAATTTGCAAACAAACTTCAAGAGAAAGGAATGGAAAAATCAGAAGCAATACTTCAAGCTTCTGTAGGTCGTTTACGCCCTATTTTAATGACAAGCCTGGCAACTTCTCTGGGTGCACTTCCCATTGCTATTTCATTTGGAGCAGCATCTCAAAGCCGGATGGGAATGGGAATTGTAGTCATCGGGGGTTTGATGTTTTCATTGCTCTTGACCCTATTTGTCATTCCTTCAATGTATAGTTACATCTCAAAGAAAAAGCATTCAACAAAAACAGAACAGGCAGAATTGGTGGTTCAGTAA
- a CDS encoding TolC family protein yields the protein MKNGLQTILLLVLISCSFAVGAQVQLSLQSAIDTALFNNLGLIISKNEARIASNNLSRAQAGMIPSLDLNAGTNYSNNNLTQEFNTGSEINKTGVANKSINGQLVLNWVLFDGTKMFATYKKLQTLKEMGELNVLFNTESLISNVINAYAEIVKQNILLKSTLNNLSLYEERLKLADTKLKIGKSARSEFLQASLDLNIQKNNLVKQSSQLKIAKLNLNTLMMRSLNSDFDVSDSLQIDETINLEQALAKLESGNIQLKLLQLLEQQRQHEIKEQQSYAYPRINLNAGYNFVSSSSTQGLFLVNQSRGPLVGLTLNWNLYNGIQRKQVENSKLLKENVRLAYVETKVNLQSTVINAWQRYQDAIALAKAEQENFKLAAENLNIMAQRFKLADATILELKDAQQLNEAATTRLANSLFDAKSAETELRMLIGNLVQ from the coding sequence ATGAAAAACGGCTTACAAACAATTTTATTGCTGGTACTTATCAGTTGCAGTTTCGCAGTGGGTGCACAGGTTCAACTCAGTTTGCAATCAGCCATCGATACGGCATTGTTTAATAACCTCGGATTAATTATCAGTAAAAACGAAGCCCGCATCGCATCCAATAATTTAAGCAGAGCTCAGGCAGGTATGATTCCAAGTTTGGATTTGAATGCGGGTACCAATTACTCCAACAACAACCTCACGCAAGAATTCAATACAGGCTCCGAAATTAATAAAACGGGTGTGGCTAATAAATCAATCAATGGCCAATTGGTCTTGAATTGGGTCTTGTTTGACGGAACCAAAATGTTTGCTACCTATAAAAAACTTCAGACCCTGAAAGAAATGGGCGAACTCAATGTGTTGTTCAATACGGAATCGCTTATTTCCAATGTGATCAATGCCTATGCTGAAATTGTAAAACAAAACATCTTATTAAAAAGCACTTTAAACAATTTATCGCTCTACGAAGAACGTCTTAAATTAGCAGACACTAAATTGAAGATCGGAAAATCAGCCCGCTCTGAATTTTTACAGGCTTCGTTAGATCTGAATATTCAAAAAAATAATCTTGTAAAACAAAGCTCCCAATTAAAAATCGCCAAGTTAAATTTGAATACCTTAATGATGCGATCGCTGAACAGTGATTTTGATGTAAGCGACAGTCTTCAGATTGATGAAACTATCAATTTAGAACAAGCACTTGCAAAACTGGAATCCGGAAATATCCAGTTAAAACTATTGCAGTTATTGGAACAACAACGGCAGCATGAAATTAAAGAGCAACAATCGTATGCGTACCCAAGAATCAATCTCAATGCAGGTTATAATTTTGTGAGCAGTTCGTCGACTCAGGGATTATTTTTAGTAAACCAAAGTCGCGGTCCCTTGGTAGGGCTGACCCTGAACTGGAATTTATACAATGGAATCCAACGCAAGCAAGTGGAAAACAGCAAACTTTTAAAAGAGAATGTGCGACTGGCTTATGTTGAAACGAAAGTAAATTTACAATCTACTGTAATCAATGCCTGGCAGCGATACCAGGATGCCATTGCATTGGCAAAAGCTGAACAGGAAAATTTCAAACTGGCTGCTGAAAATCTAAACATCATGGCCCAGCGATTTAAACTGGCTGATGCAACCATTCTGGAATTAAAAGATGCGCAACAACTCAATGAAGCTGCCACCACCCGATTGGCCAATAGCCTGTTTGATGCAAAAAGCGCAGAAACCGAATTGCGGATGCTCATTGGAAATTTAGTACAATAA
- a CDS encoding DUF2065 family protein has translation MTQSGKSLFYFGIYTAIAGILFLLVPETLINMFQLPALPNGWARFIGLLVLVIGLYDLLCGRYDIKIYIKASVYLRFGFFVGCLLLISTGQMPLNLLMLGIVDALGATWTAFALKAESYP, from the coding sequence ATGACTCAATCGGGAAAATCACTTTTTTACTTTGGTATTTATACCGCAATCGCGGGTATCCTTTTTCTATTAGTTCCTGAAACATTAATAAATATGTTTCAATTGCCTGCGCTACCAAATGGCTGGGCACGGTTTATAGGTTTGTTGGTGTTGGTGATCGGATTATACGATTTATTATGTGGCAGGTATGATATCAAAATCTATATCAAAGCCTCAGTTTATTTGCGATTTGGCTTTTTCGTTGGATGCCTGCTTTTAATCAGTACGGGTCAAATGCCTTTGAATTTACTAATGCTGGGTATTGTTGATGCATTGGGTGCTACCTGGACGGCATTTGCATTAAAAGCAGAATCATATCCATAA
- a CDS encoding metallophosphoesterase: MGFLIPILLILAIDFYAFQGLKTLLSSSLQHANYIYLSYWLVSIVLPALFVFGMIEMRRNHQMPVIWVTLGNIWFILLMTKLVFILVLFGEDIYRFFEAIYFKLSSYFSNELTEQSPTMASRRKFVSQGALFLASIPFMSLTYGLLRGRYQYKIHKQTVYYKDLPEAFDGFRICQISDIHSGSFEDREGVIKGLDLIKSLNSDLIVFTGDLVNTFATEFDPWVNDFKSLKAPHGQFSILGNHDYGEYTQWETQEAKQQNFEAIKAHHAEMDFKLLLDESVKIEKNGQSIHLLGVENWGVGFGKRGNLEKALNQVPESEFKVLLSHDPTHWENEVKMHPQHIHLTLSGHTHGMQMGIEIPGFKWSPIQYRYPKWAGLYQEAGRNLYINRGFGVLGFRGRVGIWPEITEITLKRGEESV; this comes from the coding sequence ATGGGCTTTTTAATCCCAATCTTATTAATATTGGCTATCGACTTCTATGCCTTCCAGGGTTTAAAGACCCTGTTATCGAGTAGCCTGCAACATGCAAATTATATTTACCTGAGTTATTGGCTGGTTTCGATCGTGCTTCCGGCTTTGTTTGTATTTGGAATGATTGAAATGCGTCGTAACCATCAAATGCCGGTCATTTGGGTGACTCTGGGTAATATTTGGTTTATACTTCTAATGACCAAGCTGGTCTTTATTTTAGTCTTGTTTGGAGAAGACATCTACCGGTTTTTTGAAGCGATTTATTTTAAGCTGAGCAGCTATTTTAGCAACGAACTAACAGAACAAAGTCCAACCATGGCCTCCCGGCGTAAATTTGTAAGCCAGGGTGCCTTGTTTTTAGCTTCCATCCCGTTTATGTCGCTTACCTATGGCTTATTGCGGGGGCGATATCAATACAAAATTCATAAGCAAACAGTTTATTATAAGGATTTGCCCGAGGCATTTGATGGATTCCGAATCTGCCAGATTTCGGACATTCACAGCGGTAGTTTTGAGGATCGGGAAGGGGTAATCAAAGGACTTGATTTGATTAAATCTTTGAACAGTGACCTGATTGTTTTTACCGGAGACCTGGTAAACACTTTTGCAACTGAATTCGATCCCTGGGTAAATGACTTTAAAAGCCTAAAAGCTCCACATGGTCAATTTTCTATCCTGGGAAATCACGATTACGGTGAATACACGCAATGGGAAACGCAAGAAGCTAAACAGCAAAATTTTGAGGCCATCAAAGCACACCATGCTGAAATGGATTTTAAGTTACTTTTGGATGAATCTGTTAAAATTGAAAAAAATGGACAGTCAATTCATCTGCTTGGAGTTGAAAACTGGGGAGTTGGATTTGGAAAACGAGGCAATCTGGAAAAAGCATTGAATCAAGTACCTGAATCAGAATTTAAAGTCTTGCTTTCTCACGATCCAACCCATTGGGAAAATGAAGTCAAGATGCACCCGCAACACATTCATTTAACACTCAGCGGACATACACACGGAATGCAGATGGGAATTGAAATACCGGGATTTAAATGGAGTCCTATCCAATACCGTTATCCTAAATGGGCCGGACTATACCAGGAAGCAGGACGCAACTTATACATCAACAGGGGCTTTGGGGTATTGGGATTCAGAGGTCGTGTGGGGATTTGGCCGGAGATTACAGAAATCACCTTGAAGAGAGGAGAGGAGTCTGTTTAG
- a CDS encoding acyl-CoA thioesterase, giving the protein MTKIPQSRHRIRFKDCDPLGHLYNTRFIEYMLEAREDQILEHYQLNLMDYAEQNKKSWVLVKHEIAYLQEAKRNEWVWIRSLIIRCSEKDILVEYQMWNDEQTKLKALLWSRFLHIDLLLKKTTVHPPEIQALLEGNLVQIEKTGFDDRVNYLNQKDQ; this is encoded by the coding sequence ATGACAAAAATTCCACAATCCAGACATCGCATTCGATTTAAAGATTGCGATCCACTGGGGCATTTATACAATACGCGATTTATTGAGTATATGTTGGAAGCGCGCGAAGATCAAATTCTTGAGCATTACCAATTAAACTTAATGGATTATGCTGAGCAAAATAAAAAATCCTGGGTATTGGTTAAGCATGAAATAGCTTATTTGCAGGAAGCAAAACGAAATGAATGGGTGTGGATTCGTTCCTTGATCATTCGATGTTCAGAAAAAGATATTTTGGTGGAATATCAAATGTGGAATGATGAACAAACAAAACTGAAAGCTTTATTGTGGTCCAGATTTTTACACATTGATTTGCTATTAAAGAAGACAACTGTCCATCCACCAGAAATTCAAGCCCTTTTAGAAGGCAATCTGGTGCAAATAGAAAAAACAGGTTTTGATGATCGGGTTAACTATTTAAATCAAAAGGATCAATAG
- a CDS encoding DUF1003 domain-containing protein — protein MSELDFEKLLARNNEHLSKLNDIVQQTLKEEESLVDKLLHPEKEKLSFAENLSDKIARFGGSWHFIIFFGIILFCWVLFNIFSPYKFDAYPFILLNLLLGGVAALQAPFIMMSQNRQVEKDRLKTDNDYMINLKAELEIRSLHQKINIMMQDQSKTMLESQALQVRHMNEISEKSFRINEQHTKVIEELIIKVNALLSTSTLK, from the coding sequence ATGAGTGAATTAGATTTTGAAAAGCTATTAGCTAGAAATAACGAACATTTATCAAAACTTAATGATATTGTTCAGCAAACATTAAAAGAGGAAGAGTCTTTAGTTGATAAGTTATTACACCCCGAAAAAGAGAAACTATCCTTTGCTGAAAATCTCTCTGATAAAATTGCAAGGTTCGGTGGCAGTTGGCATTTCATCATATTTTTTGGTATTATACTTTTTTGCTGGGTTCTGTTCAATATTTTTTCCCCTTACAAATTTGATGCTTATCCATTTATTTTGCTGAATCTTTTGCTTGGTGGCGTTGCTGCTTTACAGGCACCCTTCATTATGATGAGCCAAAACAGACAGGTCGAAAAAGACAGGCTGAAAACCGATAATGATTACATGATTAACCTTAAAGCTGAATTGGAAATTCGTTCGCTGCACCAAAAAATTAATATTATGATGCAAGACCAATCCAAAACAATGCTTGAATCCCAGGCATTGCAAGTAAGACATATGAATGAAATTTCTGAAAAATCCTTCCGTATAAATGAGCAACACACTAAAGTAATTGAGGAGTTGATAATAAAAGTGAATGCACTTCTTAGTACTTCTACTTTAAAATGA
- a CDS encoding VOC family protein yields the protein MERKDFIKTILGTSTLLLTMDGISTLANAMSLQKANELKHVNSDEIASFEAVHLNNTSIEKAISFWTKVIGMKLRSQSDSVAEFGTENKTLVVVHQTAKSVFKEGYSGLYHFAIHLATKEDLAKAIYRLQQNKYFFSPIDHTMTQSLYLTDYDNVMVELAFETPERFKRVITEGGLFMEDTDGTIRGASAPLDTEEILKSLVDKDLSKIINDDAKIGHIHFYAQDVTLNNEFYKKMGFTQFNFFPQYKYADLGAGGVYQHRVAMNSWHGINKPLAPPTNAGLKHYHIVFKSKEQLLKAVKAIDNAQEKEGNYWATDPTGIKILLTHKV from the coding sequence ATGGAAAGAAAAGACTTTATTAAAACTATTCTCGGCACTTCAACATTACTATTAACAATGGATGGAATATCAACATTAGCTAATGCAATGTCGTTGCAAAAGGCTAACGAATTAAAACATGTAAATTCAGATGAAATAGCCTCTTTTGAGGCTGTTCATCTGAATAATACTTCAATTGAAAAAGCCATTTCATTTTGGACAAAAGTAATCGGTATGAAGTTGAGAAGCCAATCTGACTCAGTAGCTGAATTTGGCACAGAAAACAAGACATTGGTAGTGGTTCATCAAACAGCTAAATCTGTATTCAAGGAAGGTTACAGTGGTTTATATCATTTCGCTATTCACTTAGCCACCAAAGAAGACCTGGCCAAGGCAATTTATCGCTTACAACAAAACAAATATTTCTTTTCTCCCATAGACCACACAATGACTCAATCATTGTATCTGACAGATTACGATAACGTGATGGTTGAATTAGCATTTGAAACACCTGAACGTTTCAAAAGAGTAATTACAGAAGGTGGTCTTTTTATGGAAGACACGGATGGCACTATCAGAGGTGCGTCTGCACCATTAGATACAGAAGAAATTCTAAAAAGCCTTGTAGATAAAGATTTGAGTAAAATTATTAATGATGACGCTAAGATTGGGCATATACATTTTTATGCTCAAGATGTCACACTTAATAATGAGTTCTACAAAAAAATGGGGTTCACTCAATTCAACTTTTTTCCACAATACAAATACGCTGATTTAGGAGCAGGAGGAGTTTATCAGCATCGTGTGGCGATGAATTCGTGGCATGGCATTAATAAACCATTGGCTCCACCCACAAATGCCGGGTTAAAACACTATCACATCGTTTTCAAATCCAAAGAACAACTTTTAAAGGCAGTTAAGGCAATTGATAATGCACAGGAAAAAGAAGGCAATTATTGGGCGACCGATCCTACAGGAATTAAAATATTACTTACGCATAAAGTGTAG